The following coding sequences are from one Thermostaphylospora chromogena window:
- a CDS encoding hydroxymethylglutaryl-CoA lyase, translated as MREPYPVPAADLPKRVTIYEVGPRDGLQNEKEIVPVEVKLQFLDRLVAAGLTVVEATSLVRPEWVPQLADAEELLSRLTPEPGVRYPVLVPNERGLERALRLGVTEIAIFASATETFARRNLNRSMAESMKMFAPVVERALAAGLRVRAYVSMCFGDPWEGPTPISQVVDVGTRLLDMGCHELSLGDTIGVGTPGHVTALLRAFTERGVGVDRLAVHFHDTYGQALANTLAALRAGVTVVDASAGGIGGCPYAESATGNLATEDLVWMLHGLGVETGVDLAALVETSTWLADRLGRPSPSRVVQALS; from the coding sequence ATGCGGGAGCCGTACCCCGTGCCCGCGGCGGACCTGCCGAAGCGGGTGACGATCTACGAGGTGGGGCCGCGCGACGGGCTGCAGAACGAGAAGGAGATCGTGCCCGTCGAGGTGAAACTGCAGTTCCTGGACCGGCTCGTCGCGGCCGGGCTGACCGTCGTCGAGGCCACCAGCCTCGTGCGCCCCGAGTGGGTGCCGCAGCTCGCCGACGCCGAGGAGCTGCTGTCCCGGCTCACCCCCGAACCCGGAGTGAGGTACCCGGTGCTGGTGCCGAACGAGCGCGGCCTGGAACGGGCGCTGCGGCTCGGCGTCACCGAGATCGCGATCTTCGCCAGCGCGACCGAGACGTTCGCGCGGCGGAACCTGAACCGCAGCATGGCCGAATCGATGAAGATGTTCGCCCCCGTCGTCGAACGCGCGCTCGCCGCGGGGCTGCGGGTCCGCGCCTACGTGTCGATGTGCTTCGGCGACCCCTGGGAGGGGCCCACCCCGATCTCCCAGGTCGTCGACGTGGGAACCCGGCTGCTCGACATGGGCTGCCACGAGCTGTCGCTCGGGGACACCATCGGCGTCGGCACCCCCGGCCACGTCACCGCCCTGCTGCGTGCCTTCACCGAGCGCGGCGTCGGCGTCGACCGGCTGGCCGTGCACTTCCACGACACCTACGGCCAGGCCCTGGCCAACACCCTCGCCGCGCTGCGCGCGGGGGTGACCGTGGTGGACGCCAGCGCGGGCGGCATCGGCGGCTGCCCCTACGCCGAGTCCGCCACCGGCAACCTCGCCACCGAGGACCTGGTGTGGATGCTGCACGGCCTCGGCGTGGAGACCGGCGTCGACCTCGCCGCTCTGGTCGAGACGAGCACCTGGCTCGCCGACCGCCTCGGCCGTCCCAGTCCGTCCCGCGTCGTCCAGGCGCTTTCCTAG
- a CDS encoding biotin carboxylase N-terminal domain-containing protein, whose translation MFDAVLIANRGEIAVRVITTLRRLGIRSVAVHTPADAHARHVLEADTATAVPGYLDIEAIVEAALRCRAQAIHPGYGFLAENAAFARRCAEAGVVFIGPPPEAIEAMGDKIRAKATVAAAGVPVVPGGAEPGDDLVAVAGRIGFPVLVKPSAGGGGKGMAVVRSAEELPAALESARRTAQAAFGDGTLLVERFVPDPRHIEIQVLADAHGNVIHLGERECSLQRRHQKIVEEAPSPLLDAATRERMGAAAVEAARSVGYTGAGTVEFIVHGGTREHHFMEMNTRLQVEHPVTEMVTGLDLVELQLRIAAGEPLPLSQDDVRLTGHAVEARVYAEDPARGFLPTGGRVLLLREPSAPVRVDSGLVAGETVGSDYDPMLSKIIAWAPDRAGALRALDRALGETWTLGVTTNVPFLRALLAHPAVAAGDLDTGLVERHLAELVPATHVPDDVLAAAALACHHALTPARPGPWDVADGWRPGMPAAWTRWRLESRGEVHEVLVRGLPATGAEVVVRDAEPITARLSVHGDDLAVTSEGRTRRYVWARDGDTVWIGRDGAAWALTRRPLGDPGARPGGALAGDGVVRSPMPGTVLAVKVAVGERVAEGQPLVVVEAMKMEHTVTAPVLGVVAELPARAGQRVEMDAVLAVVRPGGDGPRDGEGGETGEEGA comes from the coding sequence ATGTTCGATGCGGTTCTCATCGCCAACCGGGGCGAGATCGCGGTCCGTGTCATCACGACGCTGCGCCGCCTCGGCATCCGCTCCGTCGCGGTGCACACCCCGGCCGACGCGCACGCCCGTCACGTGCTGGAGGCCGACACCGCCACGGCCGTCCCCGGATACCTCGACATCGAGGCGATCGTCGAGGCCGCCCTCCGCTGCCGGGCCCAGGCGATCCACCCCGGCTACGGCTTCCTCGCCGAGAACGCAGCCTTCGCCCGCCGCTGCGCCGAGGCGGGCGTGGTCTTCATCGGCCCGCCGCCGGAGGCGATCGAGGCCATGGGAGACAAGATCCGGGCCAAGGCGACCGTGGCGGCGGCGGGCGTGCCCGTCGTGCCCGGCGGCGCCGAGCCCGGAGACGACCTGGTGGCCGTCGCCGGGCGTATCGGCTTCCCCGTGCTGGTCAAACCGTCCGCGGGCGGAGGCGGCAAGGGCATGGCCGTGGTGCGCTCCGCGGAGGAGCTGCCCGCCGCCCTGGAGTCGGCCCGCCGTACGGCGCAGGCCGCCTTCGGCGACGGCACCCTGCTCGTCGAGCGGTTCGTGCCCGACCCCCGGCACATCGAGATCCAGGTGCTCGCCGACGCGCACGGCAACGTGATCCACCTGGGCGAGCGCGAGTGCAGCCTGCAGCGCCGCCACCAGAAGATCGTCGAGGAGGCGCCCTCGCCGCTGCTCGACGCCGCAACCCGGGAACGGATGGGCGCCGCCGCGGTCGAGGCCGCCCGCTCGGTCGGCTACACCGGCGCGGGCACCGTCGAATTCATCGTGCACGGCGGCACCCGCGAGCACCACTTCATGGAGATGAACACCCGGCTGCAGGTCGAGCACCCGGTGACCGAGATGGTCACCGGCCTGGACCTGGTGGAGCTGCAGCTGCGGATCGCCGCGGGCGAGCCGCTGCCGCTCTCCCAGGACGACGTCCGGCTGACCGGTCACGCCGTCGAGGCCCGCGTCTACGCCGAGGACCCCGCCCGCGGCTTCCTGCCCACCGGCGGGCGGGTGCTGCTGCTGCGCGAGCCGTCCGCCCCCGTCCGCGTCGACTCCGGCCTGGTCGCGGGGGAGACGGTGGGCAGCGACTACGACCCCATGCTGTCCAAGATCATCGCTTGGGCGCCGGACCGGGCCGGCGCGCTGCGCGCCCTGGACCGCGCGCTCGGCGAGACGTGGACGCTCGGCGTCACCACCAACGTGCCGTTCCTGCGCGCGCTGCTCGCCCACCCCGCCGTGGCCGCGGGCGACCTCGACACCGGCCTGGTGGAACGCCACCTAGCCGAGCTGGTCCCGGCCACGCACGTCCCAGACGACGTGCTGGCCGCCGCCGCGCTCGCCTGCCACCACGCGCTCACCCCGGCCCGGCCGGGCCCGTGGGACGTCGCCGACGGCTGGCGGCCCGGCATGCCCGCCGCCTGGACGCGCTGGCGGCTGGAGAGCCGCGGCGAGGTGCACGAGGTCCTCGTGCGAGGCCTGCCCGCCACCGGCGCCGAAGTGGTCGTGCGCGACGCCGAGCCGATCACCGCCCGCCTGTCCGTGCACGGCGACGACCTCGCGGTCACCTCAGAGGGGAGGACCCGCCGGTACGTCTGGGCGCGCGACGGCGACACGGTGTGGATCGGCAGGGACGGCGCGGCCTGGGCGCTGACCCGTCGCCCGCTCGGCGACCCCGGCGCCCGGCCCGGCGGCGCCCTCGCCGGCGACGGGGTCGTGCGCAGCCCGATGCCGGGCACGGTGCTGGCCGTGAAGGTCGCCGTCGGCGAACGCGTCGCCGAAGGGCAGCCGCTGGTCGTGGTGGAGGCGATGAAGATGGAGCACACGGTCACCGCCCCCGTCCTCGGAGTGGTCGCCGAGCTGCCGGCCCGCGCCGGGCAGCGGGTGGAGATGGACGCCGTGCTCGCCGTGGTCCGCCCCGGCGGGGACGGCCCGCGAGACGGCGAGGGCGGCGAGACCGGAGAGGAAGGGGCGTGA
- a CDS encoding carboxyl transferase domain-containing protein: MNERLAAELRERLASAALGGPERARARHVARGKLLPRDRVDTLLDPGSRFLELSPLAAYGMYDDQAPAAGIITGVGRVSGREVVVVANDATVKGGTYYPMTVKKHLRAQEVALHNRLPCVYLVDSGGAFLPAQDEVFPDREHFGRIFYNQATMSAQGIPQIAAVLGSCTAGGAYVPAMSDEAVIVRGQGTIFLGGPPLVKAATGEEVSAEELGGGELHARTSGVTDHLAEDDAHALAIVRDIVATLGPRPPVPWDVAESEEPAYDPRELYGIVPPDTRTPYEVREVIARIVDGSRMLEFKPEYGPTLVTGFARIHGHPVGVIANNGILFSESALKGAHFIELCDRRSIPLLFLQNISGFMVGKSYEAGGIAKHGAKMVTAVACARVPKFTVVIGGSFGAGNYAMAGRAYSPRFLWMWPNARISVMGGEQAANVLATVRPGMSPEEAEEFKRPIREQYERQGNPYYSTARLWDDGVIDPVDTRTVLGLALAAAANAPLPPVGYGVFRM; this comes from the coding sequence ATCAACGAACGGCTCGCCGCCGAACTGCGCGAGCGCCTGGCCTCCGCCGCGCTCGGCGGTCCCGAGCGGGCCCGCGCCCGCCACGTCGCACGCGGCAAGCTCCTGCCGCGTGACCGCGTCGACACGCTGCTCGACCCCGGCTCGCGGTTCCTGGAACTGTCGCCGCTGGCGGCCTACGGCATGTACGACGACCAGGCCCCCGCCGCCGGGATCATCACCGGCGTGGGCCGGGTGAGCGGGCGGGAGGTCGTGGTCGTCGCCAACGACGCCACCGTCAAGGGCGGCACCTACTACCCGATGACCGTCAAGAAGCACCTGCGGGCGCAGGAGGTCGCCCTGCACAACCGGCTGCCGTGCGTCTACCTCGTCGACTCCGGCGGCGCGTTCCTGCCCGCGCAGGACGAGGTGTTCCCCGACCGCGAGCACTTCGGCCGCATCTTCTACAACCAGGCCACCATGTCGGCCCAGGGCATCCCGCAGATCGCCGCCGTCCTCGGTTCGTGCACCGCCGGCGGGGCGTACGTGCCGGCGATGAGCGACGAGGCGGTCATCGTGCGCGGCCAGGGCACGATCTTCCTCGGCGGACCGCCGCTGGTGAAGGCCGCCACCGGCGAGGAGGTCTCCGCCGAGGAGCTGGGCGGCGGCGAGCTGCACGCGCGCACCAGCGGCGTCACCGACCACCTCGCGGAGGACGACGCGCACGCCCTGGCCATCGTCCGCGACATCGTCGCCACGCTCGGCCCGCGCCCGCCCGTCCCCTGGGACGTCGCCGAGTCGGAAGAGCCCGCCTACGACCCGCGTGAGCTGTACGGGATCGTCCCGCCCGACACGCGCACGCCGTACGAGGTGCGCGAAGTGATCGCGCGCATCGTCGACGGCAGCCGCATGCTGGAGTTCAAACCCGAGTACGGTCCCACCCTGGTGACCGGCTTCGCCCGGATCCACGGCCACCCCGTCGGAGTGATCGCCAACAACGGCATCCTGTTCAGCGAATCGGCGCTGAAGGGCGCCCACTTCATCGAACTGTGCGACCGCCGCTCCATACCGCTGCTGTTCCTGCAGAACATCAGCGGCTTCATGGTCGGCAAGTCCTACGAGGCCGGCGGCATCGCCAAACACGGCGCGAAGATGGTCACCGCCGTCGCCTGCGCCCGCGTGCCCAAGTTCACCGTCGTGATCGGCGGCTCCTTCGGCGCGGGCAACTACGCCATGGCCGGTCGCGCCTACTCCCCGCGTTTCCTGTGGATGTGGCCGAACGCCCGCATCTCCGTCATGGGCGGCGAGCAGGCGGCCAACGTGCTGGCCACCGTGCGGCCGGGCATGTCCCCCGAGGAGGCGGAGGAGTTCAAACGGCCCATCAGGGAGCAGTACGAACGCCAGGGCAACCCTTACTACTCCACCGCCCGGCTGTGGGACGACGGCGTGATCGACCCCGTCGACACCCGCACCGTCCTCGGCCTGGCGCTCGCCGCGGCGGCCAACGCGCCGCTGCCACCTGTCGGCTACGGCGTCTTCCGGATGTGA
- a CDS encoding TetR/AcrR family transcriptional regulator, producing the protein MTVPTRNRSRRAEILDAAASLFAARGFHGVSIEEIGSAVGISGPALYRHFSNKSALLAEMLLDVSERLRASAARVATEAPGPEEAMDALIAGHTAFALDHPSLITVQGRELDNVPEPARRGIRRLQRLYVEEWVTVLSELHPSCPPPRLRAAVHAVFGLLNSTPHSAGELPREEMAALLHGLARSALNAVVSGR; encoded by the coding sequence GTGACGGTTCCTACCCGCAATCGGTCCCGGCGCGCGGAGATCCTCGACGCCGCGGCGTCCCTGTTCGCGGCACGCGGCTTCCACGGCGTGTCCATCGAGGAGATCGGCTCGGCGGTCGGGATCTCCGGACCGGCGCTCTACCGGCACTTCAGCAACAAAAGCGCCCTGCTCGCGGAGATGCTGCTGGACGTCAGCGAGCGGCTGCGCGCCTCGGCGGCGCGGGTGGCGACCGAGGCCCCCGGCCCGGAGGAGGCGATGGACGCCCTGATCGCAGGGCATACCGCGTTCGCGCTCGATCACCCCTCTCTGATCACGGTGCAGGGACGGGAACTGGACAACGTGCCCGAGCCGGCCCGGCGCGGCATCCGCCGCCTGCAGCGGCTCTACGTGGAGGAGTGGGTCACGGTGCTGAGCGAGCTGCACCCGTCGTGCCCTCCCCCGCGGCTGCGCGCCGCCGTCCACGCCGTCTTCGGCCTGCTCAACTCCACCCCGCACAGCGCGGGCGAGCTCCCCCGGGAGGAGATGGCCGCGCTCCTGCACGGCCTGGCCCGGTCCGCCCTGAACGCCGTGGTTAGCGGCCGTTAA
- a CDS encoding helix-turn-helix transcriptional regulator, translating to MAALTPAEAQVAALVAEGLSNAAIARRLRMTESSVKTYVSRILAKLDCENRVQAALLVRDAAPAAPAPPDGA from the coding sequence ATGGCAGCCCTCACCCCTGCCGAAGCCCAGGTCGCGGCCCTCGTCGCCGAGGGCCTGTCCAACGCGGCCATCGCCCGCCGCCTCCGCATGACCGAGTCCAGCGTCAAGACCTACGTCAGCCGCATCCTCGCCAAGCTCGACTGCGAGAACCGCGTCCAGGCCGCCCTGCTGGTCCGCGACGCCGCGCCCGCGGCCCCCGCCCCACCGGACGGCGCCTGA
- a CDS encoding sensor histidine kinase, producing MRRLLAGLVVAAELALLVGAYRGDPPPWAAVAYPAAVIALIAVQRRVPVQAFAAALGLATLTGAGFVLLLWASYQTGRVVVSRRGAGAVIAVALVSLAVRLPGGHPGSLIASHLVFVALPLLAGRYVAQHERLVTALEAGNRRLRRERELLAERERLRERLRIARDMHDSLGHRLGLVSIQAAALEVAPLPPDQAAAVRRLAAAARDAVDELHELVGALRGADEDPLGRTAGGGAAKIADLVAEYRAAGVPVALHRRGEPRALSPAADRAAYRVVEEGLTNAARHAPGRPVTVTLGWEPDALLIDVVNPLPAGPGEAPDPGRCHGLRGLRERVAPIGGLVDHRRTGETFRLFAMLPLAASGDQEEPAAVGGAAPQPQGAARRDPSLRVVGAAIATLLFVLLPGAMMLGSGG from the coding sequence ATGCGACGTCTTCTCGCCGGTCTCGTGGTGGCGGCCGAGCTCGCGCTCCTGGTGGGCGCATACCGGGGCGACCCTCCGCCGTGGGCCGCGGTGGCCTACCCGGCGGCGGTGATCGCGCTGATCGCGGTGCAGCGCCGCGTCCCGGTCCAGGCGTTCGCGGCCGCGCTCGGCCTCGCCACCCTCACCGGGGCCGGTTTCGTCCTGCTGCTGTGGGCCTCGTACCAGACCGGCCGCGTCGTCGTCTCCCGCCGGGGCGCGGGAGCCGTCATCGCCGTCGCGCTCGTCTCGCTCGCCGTACGCCTGCCCGGCGGGCACCCCGGATCGCTGATCGCGTCCCACCTGGTGTTCGTGGCGCTGCCGCTGCTGGCCGGTCGGTACGTCGCGCAGCACGAGCGGCTGGTGACGGCGCTGGAGGCCGGCAACCGGCGGCTGCGCCGGGAGCGGGAGCTGCTCGCCGAGCGGGAACGGCTGCGCGAGCGGCTGCGCATCGCCCGCGACATGCACGACTCGCTCGGCCACCGGCTCGGCCTGGTCTCGATCCAGGCCGCCGCCCTGGAGGTCGCGCCGCTCCCGCCGGATCAGGCGGCGGCGGTGCGACGGCTCGCCGCCGCGGCCCGGGACGCCGTCGACGAGCTGCACGAGCTGGTCGGTGCGCTGCGCGGTGCGGACGAGGACCCCCTCGGCCGCACCGCGGGCGGGGGAGCCGCGAAGATCGCCGACCTGGTCGCCGAGTACCGCGCCGCGGGCGTGCCGGTCGCCCTCCACCGGAGGGGGGAGCCGCGCGCGCTCTCCCCGGCGGCGGACCGCGCGGCCTACCGGGTGGTGGAGGAGGGGCTGACCAACGCCGCCCGGCACGCCCCGGGCCGGCCGGTCACCGTCACCCTCGGCTGGGAGCCGGACGCCCTCCTCATCGACGTCGTCAATCCGCTGCCCGCCGGCCCCGGGGAGGCGCCTGATCCGGGACGCTGCCACGGCCTGCGCGGACTGCGTGAGCGTGTGGCGCCGATCGGCGGGCTCGTCGACCACCGGCGCACCGGCGAGACGTTCCGGCTCTTCGCCATGCTCCCGCTCGCCGCCTCGGGCGATCAAGAGGAACCGGCCGCCGTCGGCGGCGCCGCGCCGCAGCCGCAGGGCGCCGCCCGGCGCGACCCGTCCCTGCGGGTGGTCGGCGCGGCGATCGCCACCCTGCTGTTCGTGCTGCTGCCCGGGGCGATGATGCTGGGGAGCGGTGGATGA
- a CDS encoding ABC transporter permease subunit, with translation MSLAAVLRSEWTKIRSLRSTLWALLPAFGVGVGLAALAATSLRGRQPGGTPADPLFTAFYGLTLAQLGVVVFAVLVVGAEYGTGTIRASLLATPRRGLFYAGKVLAGTLTAAVVALVTVPAAFFTSQALLGPQGVGVEAEGAVEAMLGAFLHLTLMCAFTMGVATMLRSTVRSLGILLPVFFLGAQGLANVPALKPVAQYLPDQTAWVIMHLTGPPGDSRFARDYGAWGGVGLLVLWTAAALIGGYLVLRRNDA, from the coding sequence GTGAGCCTCGCCGCGGTGCTGCGCTCGGAGTGGACCAAGATCCGCAGCCTGCGCTCGACGCTGTGGGCGCTGCTGCCGGCCTTCGGCGTCGGCGTCGGCCTCGCCGCCCTCGCGGCGACGTCGCTGCGGGGGCGGCAGCCCGGCGGCACACCGGCCGATCCGCTGTTCACCGCCTTCTACGGCCTCACCCTGGCCCAGCTCGGCGTGGTGGTGTTCGCCGTACTCGTGGTGGGCGCCGAGTACGGCACCGGCACGATCCGCGCCTCGCTGCTGGCGACACCCCGGCGCGGCCTGTTCTACGCGGGCAAGGTGCTCGCCGGGACGCTCACCGCGGCGGTGGTGGCGCTGGTCACCGTGCCGGCCGCGTTCTTCACCTCTCAGGCCCTGCTCGGGCCGCAGGGGGTGGGCGTCGAGGCGGAGGGGGCGGTGGAGGCGATGCTCGGCGCGTTCCTCCACCTGACACTCATGTGCGCGTTCACCATGGGCGTGGCGACGATGCTGCGCAGCACGGTGCGGTCGCTCGGCATCCTGCTTCCGGTGTTCTTCCTCGGCGCCCAGGGACTCGCCAACGTGCCCGCGCTCAAACCGGTCGCGCAGTACCTGCCGGACCAGACCGCGTGGGTGATCATGCACTTGACCGGTCCGCCGGGCGATTCCCGCTTCGCCCGCGACTACGGCGCGTGGGGCGGCGTCGGCCTGCTCGTGCTGTGGACGGCGGCCGCGCTGATCGGCGGCTATCTCGTGTTGCGGAGGAACGACGCGTGA
- a CDS encoding PadR family transcriptional regulator, translating into MPHRNRTDPFGAPHDPASRLMAGLLFGAAHGPAPFPPPGPPRPPHGPPPLTPPGPAAMHPPLAPPDPAVLYSSFAPRIRRGAVRAAVLSLLSEEPRNGYQIIQEIAERSGGIWRPSPGSVYPALQQLEDERLVVAEESGGSRTYRLTDEGRAYVAEHAEKLAALWTRVTNSLPKEMAELRLLWAQLNEAFGQLVQVANARQVAAARRLLRDTRRSIFRILAEDDLEEADDE; encoded by the coding sequence ATGCCCCATCGGAACCGGACGGACCCGTTCGGCGCGCCGCACGATCCGGCGTCCCGGCTCATGGCCGGCCTGCTGTTCGGCGCCGCGCACGGGCCGGCCCCCTTCCCGCCGCCGGGCCCTCCCCGGCCGCCGCACGGACCGCCGCCGCTCACACCGCCCGGCCCGGCGGCGATGCACCCGCCCCTCGCGCCACCCGACCCGGCGGTGCTGTACTCGTCCTTCGCCCCGCGGATACGGCGGGGCGCTGTGCGCGCGGCGGTGCTGTCGCTGCTCAGCGAGGAGCCGCGGAACGGCTACCAGATCATCCAGGAGATCGCCGAGCGCAGCGGGGGCATCTGGCGCCCAAGCCCCGGGTCGGTCTACCCGGCCCTGCAGCAGTTGGAGGACGAACGGCTCGTCGTCGCGGAAGAGTCCGGGGGAAGCCGGACCTATCGGCTCACCGACGAGGGCCGCGCGTATGTGGCCGAGCACGCGGAGAAGCTGGCCGCCCTCTGGACGCGGGTGACGAACAGCCTGCCGAAGGAGATGGCCGAGCTGCGCCTGCTGTGGGCGCAGCTGAACGAGGCGTTCGGGCAACTGGTCCAGGTGGCGAACGCCAGACAGGTGGCGGCGGCCAGACGGCTGCTGCGCGACACCAGGCGATCGATCTTCAGGATCCTCGCCGAGGACGATCTGGAGGAAGCGGATGACGAGTGA
- a CDS encoding ATP-binding cassette domain-containing protein, with translation MTSDRKAPAVSVRGLRKSFGQVEAVKGVDFEVAPGEVFGFLGPNGAGKTTTISMLCTLVTPTGGTARVAGHDIVTERDAVRRNIGLVFQDPTLDGYLTAEQNLRFHADLYGVPKSLVGDRIRQVMEMVGLWDRRDSKVSTFSGGMKRRLEIARGLLHSPRVLFLDEPTVGLDPQTRSAIWGYINKLRHLEDITIFMTTHYMDEAEYCDRIAIMDHGEIVVIDSPEALKASVGKDRVQIHTGDDEAAIAALKERFDIDAAVHDGAVTFAVPSGEEFVPRLFAELGMPIRSVSVSRPSLDDVFMNYTGTTIRDAEADAGASIMRTMARR, from the coding sequence ATGACGAGTGACCGCAAGGCCCCGGCGGTGTCGGTGAGGGGGCTGCGTAAGAGCTTCGGGCAGGTCGAGGCGGTCAAGGGCGTGGACTTCGAGGTGGCTCCCGGCGAGGTGTTCGGCTTCCTCGGGCCCAACGGCGCGGGCAAGACCACCACGATCAGCATGCTGTGCACCCTCGTCACCCCCACCGGGGGCACCGCCCGGGTCGCCGGCCACGACATCGTCACCGAGCGCGACGCGGTGCGGCGCAACATCGGCCTGGTGTTCCAGGACCCCACCCTCGACGGCTACCTCACCGCCGAGCAGAACCTGCGCTTCCACGCCGACCTGTACGGCGTGCCGAAGAGCCTCGTCGGCGACCGCATCCGGCAGGTGATGGAGATGGTCGGGCTGTGGGACCGCAGGGACAGCAAGGTGTCGACCTTCTCCGGCGGCATGAAGCGCCGCCTGGAGATCGCCCGCGGCCTGCTGCACTCGCCGCGGGTGCTCTTCCTCGACGAGCCCACGGTCGGCCTCGACCCGCAGACCCGCTCCGCCATCTGGGGCTACATCAACAAGCTGCGTCATCTCGAGGACATCACGATCTTCATGACGACGCACTACATGGACGAGGCCGAGTACTGCGACCGTATCGCGATCATGGACCACGGCGAGATCGTCGTCATCGACTCCCCCGAGGCGCTCAAGGCGAGCGTCGGCAAGGACCGGGTGCAGATCCACACCGGGGACGACGAGGCCGCGATCGCCGCGCTCAAGGAGCGCTTCGACATCGACGCGGCCGTGCACGACGGCGCGGTCACCTTCGCGGTGCCGTCGGGCGAGGAGTTCGTGCCCCGGCTGTTCGCCGAGCTCGGCATGCCGATCCGCTCGGTGAGCGTCTCCCGCCCGTCCCTCGACGACGTGTTCATGAACTACACCGGCACCACGATCCGCGACGCCGAGGCCGACGCCGGGGCGTCCATCATGCGCACGATGGCCCGCCGATAG
- a CDS encoding ABC transporter permease, whose translation MASDVVSVRVPLHGTGHNLRAIKVVLHREMLRFLNDRPRMISMLLQPVLWLFVMGTGLGSLVSGAIQGVDFRTFMFPGMISMTVIMTAMFSAGSIVWDREFGFLREMLVAPVGRGAIVIGKCLGGALVATVQGVIILALAGLVSVPYDPLLMLTLLVEMFLAAFTTTAFGVTIAARMKNMQSFFGIMQMVIMPMVFLSGAMFPLANLPSWLQTLTALNPLTYAVDPLRQAVFSHLDVSPQVNAVLNPGVSWFGWQVPVPLEVGMVAGIGLVLLVAGIAQFRRTD comes from the coding sequence ATGGCAAGCGACGTCGTGTCGGTCCGCGTGCCGCTGCACGGCACCGGCCACAACCTGCGCGCGATCAAGGTCGTGCTCCACCGCGAGATGCTGCGCTTCCTCAACGACCGCCCCCGCATGATCTCGATGCTCCTCCAGCCGGTGCTGTGGCTGTTCGTGATGGGCACCGGCCTCGGCTCGCTGGTGTCCGGCGCCATCCAGGGGGTGGACTTCCGCACCTTCATGTTCCCCGGCATGATCTCCATGACGGTGATCATGACGGCGATGTTCTCGGCGGGATCGATCGTCTGGGACCGCGAGTTCGGCTTCCTGCGCGAGATGCTCGTCGCACCGGTGGGCCGGGGCGCGATCGTGATCGGCAAGTGCCTCGGCGGCGCGCTCGTCGCCACCGTGCAGGGAGTGATCATCCTCGCGCTCGCCGGGCTGGTGAGCGTGCCGTACGACCCGCTGCTGATGCTCACCCTGCTCGTGGAGATGTTCCTGGCGGCGTTCACGACGACCGCGTTCGGCGTGACGATCGCCGCCCGGATGAAGAACATGCAGTCCTTCTTCGGGATCATGCAGATGGTGATCATGCCGATGGTCTTCCTGTCCGGCGCGATGTTCCCGCTGGCCAACCTGCCGTCCTGGCTGCAGACGCTGACCGCGCTCAACCCGCTCACCTACGCGGTCGACCCGCTGCGCCAGGCGGTCTTCTCCCATCTCGACGTCAGCCCGCAGGTGAACGCGGTGCTCAACCCCGGCGTGAGCTGGTTCGGCTGGCAGGTCCCCGTCCCGCTGGAGGTCGGGATGGTCGCCGGGATCGGCCTGGTGCTGCTGGTGGCGGGCATCGCCCAGTTCCGCAGGACGGACTGA